From the Ferrigenium kumadai genome, one window contains:
- the cysK gene encoding cysteine synthase A: MAKWSADNSQSIGNTPLVKLNRILDGAKATVLAKIEGRNPAYSVKDRIGVALIDDAEKRGLLGAGKELVEPTSGNTGIALAFVAAARGIPLTLTMPETMSLERRKLLVALGAKVVLTEGPKGMNGAIAKAREIAESDPKYVLLQQFENPANPAIHEATTGPEIWDATDGNVDIFVSGVGTGGTITGVSRYFKKTRGKQFRSVAVEPSASPVLTQKRNGEELKPSPHKIQGIGAGFVPGVLDLSLVDDIEQVSNEDAVLYARRLAREEGILSGISCGAAVAVAARLAQRPENAGKTIVVILPDSGERYLSSILFEGLFDSAGLPL; this comes from the coding sequence ATGGCCAAGTGGTCAGCAGACAATTCCCAGTCCATCGGTAACACGCCGCTGGTCAAGCTCAACCGCATCCTCGACGGCGCGAAGGCCACCGTGCTGGCCAAGATCGAAGGGCGCAACCCGGCTTATTCGGTGAAGGACCGCATCGGTGTGGCGCTGATCGACGATGCCGAGAAGCGCGGCCTGCTGGGGGCGGGCAAGGAACTGGTCGAGCCGACCAGCGGCAATACCGGCATCGCGCTGGCCTTCGTCGCCGCCGCGCGCGGCATCCCGCTGACGCTGACCATGCCGGAAACCATGAGTCTGGAACGGCGCAAGCTGCTGGTGGCGCTGGGCGCCAAGGTGGTGCTGACCGAGGGTCCGAAGGGCATGAACGGCGCCATCGCCAAGGCCAGGGAGATCGCCGAGTCCGATCCGAAATATGTCTTGCTGCAGCAATTCGAGAACCCGGCCAATCCGGCGATCCATGAGGCCACCACCGGTCCGGAGATCTGGGATGCGACCGACGGCAACGTCGACATCTTCGTGTCCGGTGTCGGCACCGGCGGCACCATCACCGGCGTGTCGCGCTACTTCAAGAAGACGCGCGGCAAGCAATTCCGGTCCGTGGCGGTCGAGCCCTCCGCCAGTCCGGTCCTGACGCAGAAGCGCAACGGCGAGGAACTCAAGCCGTCTCCTCACAAGATACAGGGCATCGGCGCGGGCTTCGTGCCCGGCGTACTGGATCTGTCGCTGGTGGACGACATCGAGCAAGTCAGCAACGAAGATGCGGTGCTGTATGCCCGGCGGCTGGCGCGCGAAGAAGGCATCCTGTCCGGCATCTCCTGCGGCGCAGCGGTGGCGGTCGCGGCACGCCTGGCACAACGCCCGGAGAACGCGGGCAAGACCATCGTCGTCATCCTGCCGGATTCGGGCGAACGTTACCTGAGCTCCATTCTGTTCGAGGGTCTGTTCGACTCGGCCGGTTTGCCGCTATGA
- a CDS encoding rhodanese-like domain-containing protein, which yields MSVATRSSHHETHSAVHALHGFVAESVFAAAREIAQEDGLRYAGDVTPQEAWALFSSGAAKLVDVRTARELQRVGRVPEASHVEWLTGAGMSQNPHFIDELESAIGTDDVVLFLCRSGKRSVAAAEAATYAGFRHAFNVLEGFEGDGSPRQGWLNHGLPSVHD from the coding sequence ATGTCCGTTGCTACCCGGAGTTCACATCACGAGACGCATAGCGCTGTGCATGCGTTGCACGGCTTCGTTGCCGAATCCGTGTTCGCTGCCGCACGCGAGATCGCGCAGGAAGACGGTTTGCGATATGCCGGCGACGTCACGCCGCAGGAGGCGTGGGCGCTGTTTTCTTCCGGCGCGGCCAAACTGGTGGACGTGCGCACCGCCAGGGAATTGCAGCGCGTCGGGAGGGTGCCGGAGGCCAGTCATGTGGAGTGGCTTACCGGCGCCGGAATGTCGCAGAATCCACACTTCATCGACGAGCTGGAATCCGCAATCGGCACGGACGACGTGGTGCTGTTTCTTTGCCGCAGCGGCAAGCGTTCGGTAGCGGCCGCGGAAGCTGCTACGTATGCAGGTTTCCGTCATGCCTTCAATGTGCTGGAAGGTTTCGAGGGCGACGGCAGCCCGCGGCAAGGGTGGCTGAACCACGGCCTGCCTTCGGTTCACGATTGA
- a CDS encoding c-type cytochrome: protein MKFKLALAVFVAAASTAAIAGQAEDQQVKFRQSAYSFAAWNCSKIKSQVVEHPETYNKEQVVAAANSVAAVANSGLGALYGPGTDQATGWKKSRLKPEFFDKPEDAKKAAVAFNKEANELAKVAATGDVGAIKTQFGKVGETCKSCHDSFRIRD from the coding sequence GTGAAATTCAAATTAGCATTGGCAGTATTCGTTGCGGCGGCGAGCACGGCCGCAATCGCAGGACAAGCCGAAGACCAGCAGGTCAAGTTCCGCCAGTCGGCCTATTCGTTCGCCGCCTGGAACTGTTCGAAGATCAAGAGCCAGGTGGTCGAACATCCCGAGACCTACAACAAGGAGCAGGTCGTCGCCGCCGCGAACTCGGTCGCTGCAGTGGCTAATTCCGGCTTGGGCGCACTCTACGGCCCTGGCACGGACCAGGCCACAGGCTGGAAGAAATCGCGCCTGAAGCCGGAATTCTTCGACAAGCCGGAAGATGCGAAAAAGGCGGCAGTCGCCTTCAACAAGGAAGCCAATGAACTGGCGAAAGTGGCTGCGACCGGAGATGTCGGCGCAATCAAGACGCAGTTCGGCAAGGTCGGCGAGACCTGCAAGAGCTGCCACGACAGTTTCCGCATCCGCGATTAA
- a CDS encoding cytochrome b/b6 domain-containing protein, giving the protein MSVSIQVWDLPLRMFHWLLALAVAVSIVTGEVGGELIDWHGRIGVLILGLLVFRIVWGFVGSTHARFADFFPTPARIAAYLKGQWQGHGHNPLGALSVIALLGALAALVGAGLFANDDIAFQGPLSGLVDKSLSDRLSGLHVLVFKVLAGLIVLHIAAIVFYARVKKRNLVVPMLTGKKSVPEDLAVPVSKAGMLRFLVAFAVSGVAVWGVISGVQYLDPVQSAPAVATPNW; this is encoded by the coding sequence ATGTCAGTCAGCATTCAAGTCTGGGATTTACCCTTGCGCATGTTCCACTGGCTATTGGCGCTGGCCGTGGCGGTTTCCATCGTCACCGGGGAAGTAGGCGGCGAGCTGATCGATTGGCACGGACGCATCGGCGTGCTGATCCTGGGACTGCTGGTATTCCGTATCGTCTGGGGATTCGTCGGCTCGACGCATGCGCGGTTCGCCGATTTCTTCCCGACGCCCGCCAGGATCGCGGCTTACCTGAAGGGGCAGTGGCAAGGCCATGGGCACAATCCGCTGGGCGCGCTGTCGGTGATTGCCCTGCTGGGGGCGCTGGCGGCATTGGTGGGCGCGGGCCTGTTCGCCAACGACGACATCGCGTTCCAGGGGCCGTTGTCCGGTCTCGTGGACAAATCGCTGAGCGACAGGCTGAGCGGTTTGCATGTGCTCGTATTCAAGGTGCTGGCGGGACTGATTGTCTTGCACATCGCGGCCATCGTCTTTTACGCCAGGGTCAAAAAGCGCAATCTGGTCGTGCCCATGCTCACCGGCAAAAAGTCGGTTCCAGAAGATCTGGCGGTTCCTGTTTCAAAGGCTGGAATGCTGCGCTTCCTGGTCGCATTCGCGGTTTCCGGTGTGGCGGTTTGGGGCGTCATCAGCGGGGTGCAGTACCTCGATCCCGTGCAGTCTGCACCCGCCGTCGCCACGCCGAATTGGTAG
- the tatA gene encoding Sec-independent protein translocase subunit TatA, translating into MGSLSIWHWLIVLLVVVLVFGTKKLGGLGSDLGSAVKGFRDGVRGEGASATPQEPHVIDQR; encoded by the coding sequence ATGGGTTCGTTAAGCATCTGGCATTGGTTGATTGTGTTGCTGGTTGTGGTGCTGGTGTTCGGCACTAAAAAGCTGGGCGGCCTCGGCAGCGATCTGGGCAGCGCAGTGAAAGGTTTCAGAGATGGGGTGCGCGGCGAAGGGGCTTCGGCTACCCCGCAGGAGCCGCATGTCATCGATCAGAGATAA
- a CDS encoding SMP-30/gluconolactonase/LRE family protein, with protein MKKSPFVVCALLLNLSCAFAADAPAPAAPVKAPVQPLSFFVTSQPVGKGADLGGLAGADAHCQKLAEAAGAGKRVWHAYLSTQAANGQPAVNARDRIGSGPWYNVRGVQVARDVAHLHGDVIESARLGNNLSRTTALTEKNEPVKGAGDKPNEHDILTGSQPDGRAYTDAADHTCGNYTSSAAEGSAQVGHFDRTGGGNISWNSAHGSRGCSQESLVKTGGAGLLYCFAIANTEETATPAIDGVVAAGTKIELIKDGFEGTEGPIALPDGSLAFTETRANRITRIAEDGALSTFLENSNGSNGLAFNADGELVTVQVLNPRVGIVYPQGKEKVLADQFEGVPFVRPNDLVLSKRGDIYFTDSGAAPAGQPQITPRPAVYRITPKGGLLRIANDIERPNGIQLSPDEKVLYVANTLGEYILSYDVARNGSISGKRNFAKLAGFRKTDNGGYSSGADGLAVDAKGRLYVASTAGIEVFDAKGAALGIIPLPKQPQNLAFAGKDKKSLYAVGRGSAYRIAVLTPGFTGRAK; from the coding sequence ATGAAGAAGAGTCCATTTGTAGTTTGCGCATTGCTGTTGAATCTGTCCTGCGCCTTTGCGGCGGATGCACCGGCGCCAGCCGCACCGGTGAAAGCCCCGGTGCAGCCGTTGAGTTTTTTTGTTACCAGCCAACCGGTCGGCAAGGGCGCCGATCTCGGCGGGCTGGCGGGCGCCGATGCGCATTGCCAGAAACTGGCTGAGGCCGCCGGTGCGGGTAAACGGGTCTGGCATGCTTACCTCAGCACGCAGGCGGCGAACGGCCAGCCTGCGGTGAACGCGCGCGACCGCATCGGTTCCGGTCCCTGGTACAACGTGCGCGGTGTGCAGGTCGCCAGGGATGTCGCCCACCTGCACGGAGATGTGATCGAGTCCGCGAGGCTGGGCAACAACCTGAGCCGCACGACGGCGCTGACCGAGAAGAACGAGCCGGTGAAGGGGGCGGGGGACAAGCCGAACGAGCACGACATCCTCACCGGTTCGCAACCGGACGGGCGCGCGTACACCGATGCCGCGGATCATACCTGCGGCAACTACACCAGCAGCGCGGCGGAAGGTTCGGCCCAGGTCGGCCACTTCGACCGTACCGGCGGCGGCAACATCTCGTGGAACTCCGCGCACGGCAGCCGTGGCTGCAGTCAGGAAAGCCTGGTGAAGACGGGCGGCGCAGGCCTGCTGTACTGCTTTGCCATCGCCAACACGGAAGAAACTGCGACGCCGGCGATTGACGGCGTAGTTGCCGCAGGAACGAAGATCGAACTCATCAAGGATGGATTCGAAGGCACGGAAGGCCCCATCGCATTGCCGGACGGCAGCTTGGCCTTTACTGAGACGCGCGCGAACCGCATCACGCGCATCGCGGAAGACGGCGCGCTGTCGACCTTCCTGGAGAACAGCAATGGTTCGAACGGGCTGGCCTTCAACGCGGACGGCGAGCTCGTCACGGTGCAGGTGCTGAATCCGCGCGTCGGCATCGTCTATCCGCAGGGCAAGGAGAAGGTGCTGGCCGACCAATTCGAGGGCGTGCCCTTCGTGCGTCCTAACGATCTGGTGCTGAGCAAGCGCGGCGATATCTATTTCACCGATTCCGGCGCTGCTCCCGCAGGACAGCCGCAAATCACGCCGCGTCCTGCGGTCTATCGCATCACGCCCAAGGGCGGGTTGTTGCGCATCGCCAATGATATCGAGCGTCCCAACGGCATCCAGCTGAGCCCGGACGAGAAGGTGCTGTACGTCGCCAATACGCTGGGTGAATACATCCTTTCTTACGACGTTGCCAGAAATGGCTCGATCAGCGGAAAGAGAAATTTCGCGAAGCTGGCGGGTTTCCGCAAGACCGATAACGGCGGCTACTCCAGCGGAGCGGACGGCCTCGCGGTCGATGCGAAAGGGCGGCTCTACGTGGCCTCGACGGCGGGCATCGAAGTGTTCGATGCGAAGGGCGCAGCGCTCGGCATCATCCCGCTGCCGAAGCAGCCGCAGAACCTGGCATTCGCGGGCAAGGACAAGAAATCGCTCTACGCCGTCGGGCGCGGTTCCGCCTACCGCATTGCAGTGCTGACCCCGGGTTTCACGGGACGGGCGAAATAG